TAAACTatctccccaccaattttcagccaaattggCGGTAGTTTTGCTGTGGTTCGGATTATTAGGCTATTTGCCTAATAAAtagcttttattgttgtaaatccAGTTATAAATGCATATTGACGttgttattttcgtttttagTCTGCATACTATTTGGATTATGGAATGTCGTCGGCATTCTACTGCTCAACGTTTCCTGCCTCATCTCGGGCATCATACAAATGGTGGTCGGATTTGTAGTGATGGCACTGGAAGCGCCTTGTTGCTTTTTCTGTATAGAATATGTAAACgatatttcaaataaagtaGATGCACGTCCGTTATGGAATCGTGCCGCCTTCTATTGCGCGTAAGTATGTGctttccatatatacatacttaagtaaatatgtattttattcaattattttgtttgAGCTCTTCActtatgatattttattttcgacAGAATTGCTATACCTCCCATCATTTTGTGTCCAGGACTGGGTAGTATTTTTGCATGTGGTCTTGTATTCGGAACTGGCGTGATATATGGCCTCATGGGATTGGGCAAGAAGTaagtaataaaatgtttaatatcataattgtgttttctttaataatGCTAAGAAAAAGGATACAGCTATGTGTAGAAAATTCAAGTTTGGAGTTGTAACAATGTTTAATATATGTcattatttcaatttgtatcGCGCCATGTAttgtaaaagtttaatattgtttatttatctaCAAGTTGGCCCAGTGTACTTTCTGATCTAAATTTGGATATGAAAATTCTCTTTGATTTATATATGGTGTACTAActggattttattttattatgcagTTTTCTGTGTAACTTAACATTTTTCTATTGCGTTTTTAACactttcaactaatttttgatttggaaaaaaatcaagAGTTAACGGTCtcttttaaaaacatttgtcgactcatattacatttatattcaaAGTTATTATAACTTCAAACTTGAAAGGAGAAAATATTGgcacaataaaaatgtattgcaaATATATGTTTAGGGGCTAGTAAACGCTAGTAACCAAAAAAGGTTAAAGGGTAAACTGAAATGTAACGTAATGCTTAAGCCCCACGTTATTAGGTTCAACACTTCTAAAAAAATGTCAAGCGCTAATCCACTAATTACATGTATGTTTCTCTTTGTTCTCTATTCCTCTATTTCTATTTCCTTTTAAATGtccttgttttatttttgtcgcAAACGATTCGTGACTCGTCCTTATATATGccttatttgaaaatattgctcaactaaattttttgtatgttatgCAACAACGAATGCGCTCTATTAGAGCATCGCGCGAGGATATGGCTGCAGCCGCAACATCACCCACACAAATGCCACCAGACGGTGGCCAAATGCAAATGGGCACCGATCAACATATCACACTAATGGAGGATCCAGATGTCTGGCGTCCCACATAAACAATTCGTTCCAACAAAACTTAGAAATGCTCATTAGTGCACGCTGCTATAGTTATGCATAGCAAATCagtcttcaaaatatttcatttaatttgccaATAATTGTGACGTTTCCTTTGAAACTCACAACTATTGAGACATggagttaaaaaattcaaatagtcACTTGCCCCACCAGATGAACAATTTACTTAAGCTAAAAGATAGTGTAGTATAGCGAAATTAAACAAGTGTACAACAGcataaactgaaattttgcagcaagaaatgttttttttggttCTCTGAAAGTTAAgctatacaaacaaaaaagcataagcatataatatacatatgtgtatcagtttaaatatgtacatatgtatgtacattcgtaGTTAATACAAAACCATTATTACCTTAAATACGATACTCAGTTGACAACAACATTCCATTTATAAATAGTAATtgttatataaacatatttacaaaagttGAGGAagatcaatttaaataaaattgttgttgttattgctatatCTGCGCCTACTAAATGATCTCCGAAAGCAGCAATAGACGAGTACATGTGTAATAatgctgtacatacatatacatagcacacaatatgaaagaaaataaaagcaaaactaatatgtaaacaaaagatAAGAGAAGTATTAATATTATAGTGCTAAAAATTTGCGTCGTTACTTAGAAAAGCGTTTTAAGGTTTTGGTGTGTTGTTCATAAACTTATCAATAAAAGCAAGTATTAAAGTattgtaaattataaataaattaaaagtgaaaaatacagTTAATGTGTgctggaaaatataattttaattcaattatcaaatattttgtagCTGTATACTCGTAATGTTAAAATCTGAACAAATTTAACCGATGCCGTTATTCATTCAGACCATACATTTATTTgcgaatgtacatatgtatatagctgtacagaaatacaatatacatatgtatatattggcaTGAGTCTAAACACAAATTAAGGCAACTAAACTCTAATAATATGTTCAACGGTATTTTTGTGAAGAATTTTTGGATATACCACAAAAATTTCAGCTTAATCATTTATTTACAATTGAGTTGTTAAATTGATTCTctgtttctttttctttggaaatttgtcactgtatttgcaatatttgcatacataaccGAGCTATAGCTTAACTTTTCAGAtaagcttttttcaaaattaagcgCTTATAAGCCTATAAAAGCTTTTTACTTAGTTactttaacaatttaaaatacacattttctgtgtttttcgaagtttaaaataaaatttatattttcgtttGATCTTTTCAAACACTCTTCAATCAAATATCTAGTTGTGTTTACTGAAATGTTCGTAAAGTAAATTTCTTAATAtagtaattattaataatattcaaCAAAACAGTTAGTGTGTAGGTTTTAATTTAGGTGTATTAAGATTTGCTTTGACATAAATATTCAAAGACTCGAGCATATGAGCATGGAGAATATGAAAGTGCTCATTGAAAACAAGTAAAAAGTATTAAGATTTGCTTTAATCCTCGGAAGGCAGCATGCAGCAACGTAAAAAACACGTGGTAGTCAAAGAAAAGGCGGTACACAGTTGCGAATACAGTACAGAGATGTTGAATATACTGCCAAATTTAcaccacacacaaacacttaaATACAGAAACTTTACAAATCATCAATTGAAGATGTCAGCGATATCCATGTAACGGTCAACATTTTGTCAAATTCAAAGGCAATTAtcgcaattttgtttttaaaaactgtagtttttattgtagtttcacacaaaaatattttattgctcgGCACTGTATATATTAATGTTaccaaatttctttattatctttgaTTTATAGTTTCATGAGAGTAgttatacgtatatgtatgtatgtatatatatctttttttaatttaattagagtGCCATTAAGAAGTACGTAAATCAAATCTTTTTTGCACGCTGTTAACTTCGTGTACTTAGTAGAAATAGAGATTACGAAAATTTCTTTTCCTTCTTTTCTTAGTGTTTTCTACAGAAACATGCTTTAGTTCGTAACGCCATGAACAAATGAAGTGGAAAACATTGTTAAAACTTGTTATGAAAGTTTgacaattaattttgtttatttagtaTGTTACTATCTTATATTTATCATTATTTGTgctttaaaaatagtaaaaaaaaaaatatttaaatagaaattcatAAGTTTAATTAGTGATCTAGATATtaagtgttgttttttgttattttataatcATTTGCCAAATATAAGCATTGCCAACTTAGAAAAACTATTAGGTTGAAGATAAACTTAGATAACACTAACAAAGAATTCGAATATAAATATAGACATAACCTTACACATTTCCAAgttataaacttaaaataacacctttttttacttctaaaaccaaaaaatgcatATATCCCTTAGCCCACCTTTCATTTTTCCTTCTTTCACAGTTCACTTCACTTATTTTCTAAATCTAGAAAACTCAAAAGTATTGTAAGCATTGAAACAGCTAAAGAAAATAACTAGAAAATGAAGGGTACAAAGACCAGAATCCGATCTTCCCGCTAATTATTTTTggctttacatttttaatataaatgtcTGTTACATTCTCTTTTATAGTTAAGAGcttttcattttctattttagatacatacttatttgtaaACGTAATCTGTGTTtagcgaaaatttgaaaattgttttataaaatcttttctctgttttatttaaaatgttattttatacataactaattttttgcgtacgatttttaattgcatttttttctcattaaatTAGGGCTTCCGCCGATGAAATGCGTCAAGCAGCTGTGAATTCCGGCTTCGCGGGCACACCCACGGGCGCCGCAACGAACGATCGCGCCAGCATTGTGAATAATGCACAACCGTTCTCCTTCACAGGCGCCGTGGGCACAGACAGCAATGTGTGATAGCGTAGAAATGACTGCAAAATCAAGCAAACCATTGGAAGCGTTGCACAGAGAAGAAGTTGACAAATGCcattcaaaaagaaaaacagaacAACAGACAAAACCAGGCTGTCCTGCCGATCAGCTGCCGTTCActgcatactatatatgtatgtgcatacgtGTGTACTATTTATATAGTGCAAGTGCCTCTGATAAGTTTAATGACCCCAAAATGTAAACGGTTGAAGTGCGAACTTGCAGTTGTAGTGCAATTCGTAGTGACATCCCTGGCGCAGAAATAATATATGCAACACGAGCGAAAGATCTCTGTCAACTTCGTTAGACAACGCCTTCACtggttttaatatttattaacttaTAGCTTGCTAAAATGTttcatcatatacatattaacttTTCGGATGGTTAAAGTAATGAGAATGGTTAAACTGGATTCGTTGCTACTTTCctaaatataaatgcatacttaatttctatttgtatatatcattttttgtttaaagttaATAATCTGTTAATTTGTCCAATAATCACACAATCTCTTATCCTATTGTTCTCGTTACGACATTTTTGCATTCCATTTGTGCAAGTGAAATTTTCCTTAAGTTAAATAGATAtgaagttggaaaaaaatttaaaattgtgactAAACTTCTTAAAATGTcttttaaattacaatattaattaacaaaagTGTTTTATGAGCCGCCATTTGGTTTTGAAAATACTGGTACATACAATAGCGTGTAAATTGACTTAAGTTACTAAAAcatttatgaatatttcatGTGTCTTCGTAGTAAATTTTATCATCGTACTTTTCACGTTTCATGCTATCTtaatattatcatattttaCGCGCAACAATCTagacaaatattttagaaacttGTGCGTTTGGTTCAGAAACAACTATACAAATAAGTAAATGTTGAGCAAACTAAATAAATTGCAACCATAGgcaaactaaaaacaaaaacaaaaaaagtcagcGCATCTATGAATTGTATTACTTTAATATTAGTCATATatagttaaataaatgtaatattttattaaacaagcaaaaaaaaagtaaaaacaaaaataaaataaaagtaaaaaacggaaataaaacaaatatccgtatacatacatataataatcattattaaatatacatatataaatatgaatagagACATATTAAAGGTATAAATactataaaactaaaatatctaaaacaaacctgaaattaaaaattaataaatttgaaattataaaacgAATACCAATACTaatgttttgttaatttgtaaAATGGTGAAAGCTTTAAACGAAAACTTTTGCATATTGAACTCATTATTACACTTTTgctaaaaaccgtaaaaccAATTATCAACACGGAAACCAACTTCAGAACATTGTCCAACAAGTTCTTTGCAAAGATCGTCTGATCTTTCGGAAGTTCGGAGAGCTGCTTATGATACAAAATTTATGCAatccatgttgttgttgtagcagcgaGTATTATTTGTTGGGAGAAAACGCAAAATTGAGTGTCTTCGAAGGCACATAACGGCAGGTCCATGAGCTCGTTTCCTGAACTTACCTACAATTATTTAGGTTCTTTGGAATAGGACTATCCTCTTGATGATGTTGTTGTAAGGATTATCTAGGACCCGCTTGGGATGAAGCAATAAGTTAATTGACAATCAGGAATTGAGCTGTTTCGATCAGGAGGGTTGTAATAAGACTGATCAGACTAGGGATCATTCTGCCTAGTTGAGCTCCATGAGACTGTCGGGTCCTTAGTTGGCCACTAGGTTACGTGGACTGAAATAAGCATTGCAAAAACTTTTGGGTGTTTACGTTAactatttgtgcaaaaaaatttggtaaTATATCTACTTACTAATGACATGGGGTGTGGTTAACCTTTTCCTGTCATTTGTtgcctaaaattttttttttattgtaatacatGTGTTAAAGCAATCCTTTGCGAAGTTATTTGTTAAAAGCGTTCATTCataggagtgaatgatagtactcggcgacggagtctctctccaacCACGAATACAACACCACTCGTCTCTGTCCtcgtcccgtccatcgcatttatttgacggcggtgatgtcagcctttattttcacgaggacatcaaccagctgggcagcggcaccttcccaattaagggaccagacattccaggtgcatgccctcaattcgtacgagggctgctatatatatttctggcctaataatgaaaataggaatatttatcaacgaaaatgtttttttttccttggatttggctcgtcttggaagacccatacgtactgttttgtttcgggctcatacgcatagatccatgattcgtcacctgtgacgatcttataaacgtcttttgaagcaccgcgatcgtattttttcagcatttctttacaccaatccacacgagcctttttttgagcgattgtcaaattgttaTCGATGTTtcctggcacaacggctgtttttggacgaccttcacggaattcgtctttgagcgagcgtcggccacgattgaattcgttgtaccagtttttcacagtgctataggatggtgcttcatagccatacaaagattttagttcatcgatgcactcttgtcgtgataatacacgtcgaaagttgtgaaaaatgatcgcacgaaaatgttcacgagttaattccattttttggccgagatgagttttttaattccctgtaaataaaacaattcacgattaaatgacaaaacgttctgagtgatgttatgctaaaaaatgtcaaactttccaatggaaatgtcagatttcacctggcaacacttagtgttgcctagtccagaaatatatattgcaGCCTATGCAGTAcctatttcgtttgccatggtcgacATCAAAAGTGGGGTCACTCAACCGAAgcttgttgtttcttttcatttttgtggTATGGCGGGTaccaaacccagtgcacaaccctatgtatgggatgtttcgccttctcataaAAAACTGATAATGGgtaaaaaactgttttaataAGTTAATTTGTCATTTCGagttgtataaataaaaaaaaacatagaaatcgagttttaaatattaaaaaactagtTCACTTGTCAACTATTCTGCTCTACGTCGACAATACTTAAATAACGTAAACAAGGATGTTGTACGCATTCCAAAACTGTTTTATGATTTCGTTAACTCCAAACGTCCGTCCGCgatgaaatacaaattttcatgtCATGTGACAATCacataatttcaaatatgtttGCAGAATTTTTCAAGTCAAACTACTGTACTAATTCTCCAAAAACAATTTCCCTATCAGCACGTGCTCTGTCCGAATAATTCAATTAACGCTCCAATTGTTTCTGAGAAAGACATcttacttaatttaaataagttaaagCCATCTTTCAATTACGGTCCAGATATGATACCCTAATGCTTCCTGAAAAATTGTACCAAGTATATCAACTTACTTTTGACAACCATATTAATTCCTCTCTACTACCTTA
This genomic stretch from Bactrocera dorsalis isolate Fly_Bdor chromosome 5, ASM2337382v1, whole genome shotgun sequence harbors:
- the LOC105228883 gene encoding calcium channel flower isoform X1, whose protein sequence is MSFAEKITGLLARPNQAEQMGGIDAPWYMKYGGRLLGIVGAFFCILFGLWNVVGILLLNVSCLISGIIQMVVGFVVMALEAPCCFFCIEYVNDISNKVDARPLWNRAAFYCAIAIPPIILCPGLGSIFACGLVFGTGVIYGLMGLGKKASADEMRQAAVNSGFAGTPTGAATNDRASIVNNAQPFSFTGAVGTDSNV
- the LOC105228883 gene encoding calcium channel flower isoform X3, whose product is MATQGIIVNRFQCATVNELVILPLSLRWACLAVCILFGLWNVVGILLLNVSCLISGIIQMVVGFVVMALEAPCCFFCIEYVNDISNKVDARPLWNRAAFYCAIAIPPIILCPGLGSIFACGLVFGTGVIYGLMGLGKKASADEMRQAAVNSGFAGTPTGAATNDRASIVNNAQPFSFTGAVGTDSNV
- the LOC105228883 gene encoding calcium channel flower isoform X2, whose translation is MSFAEKITGLLARPNQAEQMGGIDAPWYMKYGGRLLGIVGAFFCILFGLWNVVGILLLNVSCLISGIIQMVVGFVVMALEAPCCFFCIEYVNDISNKVDARPLWNRAAFYCAIAIPPIILCPGLGSIFACGLVFGTGVIYGLMGLGKKASREDMAAAATSPTQMPPDGGQMQMGTDQHITLMEDPDVWRPT